In Scylla paramamosain isolate STU-SP2022 chromosome 19, ASM3559412v1, whole genome shotgun sequence, a single genomic region encodes these proteins:
- the LOC135109786 gene encoding translocation protein SEC63 homolog isoform X5 — translation MAGMRFQYDESGSTFFYFLTSFLGLVLLPCTFYFWPDGTKEEERDNCEVFQRKQARLKKPEKWKGLRKTTQRILIIIGWALMAILVYKLQQFDYEYANFDPYDILGVSMSSSLADIKKAYRKQSLIYHPDKPTGDERKFMRLNKAYRALTDEDAKRNFDRYGNPDGPGAMHFGIALPSWIVEKENSLWVLGLYGLVFMIALPTVVAIWWYRSSKFSNDQVLLDTTQLYYYFFHKTPHMVFKRALMVLAASLEFEKGHNPEIVERPTDNIELPQLIKQLPNLGEKNKERPLCFAYSMKARSLLHAHLSRMRLPADTLDQDRLYIVKCCPILIQEMVTCVAQLIMLAHAGRISRLPSLDTIEACMKLSPHIVQALWDSKNPLLQLPHVTEDSLRHFVSKRRPVKTIEQLIALPATERRHVLRSLSEEEFNEVMIVCRRMPKIEMEVNYEVVDDDDSGVFTAGAIVTVTVNLRRHTMGEVYEHSLQEGELTKVEGGQEKEEEPAATTVAKKSGWKPKTQPKKGGKSKAKAQPQKKKQQQQQQQQQQQQHSNKKEEEGQEKSGSQQVERVEAVVDEKGEQVTDDDESASHSDESQAEEADTESHKDEKQASALDDDAEWERFQKGLTKREKALEGKSKMSHTVHCPFFPEDKQEYWWTYVCDRKKHMLVTAPYQITNLVDQEEVQLKFTAPPRPGIYSYQVCLRSDSYLGLDQTQDIKLDVKEAREIPTEHPQWETSSDEEEEDENEVARDEGDDSEYTTDDEVTDDSGEE, via the exons ATGGCTGGAATGCGGTTTCAGTATGACGAGTCTGGCTCaacatttttctactttttaaccAGCTTTCTGGGCCTGGTGCTCCTCCCGTGCACGTTTTACTTCTGGCCTGATGGCACCAAGGAAG aggagagagacaacTGTGAAGTATTCCAGAGAAAACAGGCGAGACTCAAGAAGCCGGAGAAATGGAAAGGTCTTCGCAAAACCACACA ACGAATACTCATCATCATCGGGTGGGCATTGATGGCCATCCTGGTGTACAAGTTGCAGCAGTTTGACTATGAATATGCCAACTTTGACCCTTATGACATCCTAGGGGTCAGCATG AGTTCCTCCTTAGCCGACATCAAGAAGGCATACCGCAAGCAGTCCCTCATATACCATCCTGACAAGCCAACGGGAGATGAGCGCAAGTTTATGAGGCTGAACAAAG CATATCGAGCCCTGACTGATGAGGATGCTAAGAGGAACTTTGACCGCTATGGCAACCCTGATGGTCCAGGGGCAATGCACTTCGGCATTGCGCTTCCCTCTTGGATTGTGGAGAAGGAGAACTCTCTGTGGGTGCTTGGCCTCTACGGACTTGTCTTCATGATTGCGCTGCCCACCGTGGTTGCCATCTGGTGGTACCGATCCTCAAAATTCTCCAATGATCAG GTGCTTCTGGACACAACACAgttgtactactacttcttccacAAGACCCCACACATGGTGTTCAAACGTGCTCTCATGGTGCTAGCTGCCTCTCTGGAGTTTGAGAAGGGACATAACCCGGAGATTGTG GAAAGACCAACCGACAATATAGAACTGCCACAGCTTATCAAACAACTGCCCAACCTCggggagaagaacaaggagcgGCCGCTGTGCTTTGCATACTCCATGAAGGCGCGCTCCCTCCTACATGCACACCTGTCCCGAATGAGGCTCCCAGCTGACACTCTTGACCAGGACCGCCTCTACATTGTCAA GTGCTGCCCCATACTGATCCAGGAGATGGTGACGTGTGTGGCTCAGCTGATCATGTTAGCACACGCTGGTCGCATCTCCCGCCTCCCGTCCCTTGACACCATAGAGGCCTGCATGAAGCTGTCCCCTCACATTGTGCAGGCGCTCTGGGACTCCAAGAACCCACTCCTGCAGCTTCCACATGTCACTGAGGACTCCCTCAG GCATTTTGTCAGCAAGCGCCGGCCAGTCAAGACCATAGAGCAGCTCATTGCTCTGCCGGCCACTGAGAGGCGCCATGTGCTGCGCTCCCTGTCTGAGGAGGAGTTCAATGAGGTGATGATTGTGTGCCGCAGGATGCCCAAGATTGAGATGGAGGTCAACTATGAAG TGGTGGATGATGACGACAGTGGAGTGTTCACTGCTGGTGCCATCGTTACCGTCACTGTCAACCTGCGCAGGCACACCATGGGGGAGGTGTACGAGCATAGCCTGCAGGAGGGCGAGCTCACcaaggtggagggagggcaggagaaggaggaggagccggCTGCTACCACTGTG GCCAAGAAGTCTGGATGGAAGCCAAAGACACAGccaaagaaaggagggaagtctAAGGCCAAAGCTCAGccacagaagaagaaacagcaacagcagcaacaacagcaacagcagcagcagcattccaataagaaggaagaagagggtcaagagaaga GCGGGAGCCAGCAGGTGGAGCGAGTAGAGGCTGTGGTGGATGAGAAGGGGGAGCAagtgactgatgatgatgagtctGCCTCACATTCGGATGAGTCACAGGCGGAGGAAGCTGATACAGAGTCCCACAAGGATGAGAAG CAGGCGAGTGCCCTTGATGACGACGCTGAGTGGGAGAGGTTCCAGAAGGGCCTGACCAAGAGGGAGAAGGCTTTGGAGGGGAAGTCAAAGATGTCCCACACTGTGCACTGCCCCTTCTTCCCTGAGGACAAGCAGGAGTATTGGTGGACCTACGTGTGTGATAGGAAAAAACATATGTTGGTTACTGCACCATATCAG ATCACCAACCTCGTAGATCAAGAAGAGGTCCAGCtcaagttcacagcacccccacGACCAGGTATATACTCCTACCAAGTCTGCCTTCGGTCTGACTCCTACCTAGGCTTAGACCAAACCCAGGACATCAAGCTGGATGTCAAGGAGGCAAGAGAAATCCCCACAGAACACCCGCAGTGGGAGACTTCCagcgacgaggaggaagaggatgagaatgaggtgGCCAGAGATGAGGGAGATGATTCCGAGTACACTACCGATGATGAGGTGACGGATGATAGTGGAGAAGAGTGA